A part of Rhopalosiphum maidis isolate BTI-1 chromosome 3, ASM367621v3, whole genome shotgun sequence genomic DNA contains:
- the LOC113557313 gene encoding SCAN domain-containing protein 3-like — MNYQDHLTKFVILKPLKTKRAEEMALNLIDIYTIFGAPAILHSDNGREFVNSIITNLNEMWGDIKIVHGKPRHSQTQGSIERANRDVEEILASWMTDNKSKDWQMALKFVQFQKNRALNSGIGRSPYEAMFGCTARTGLASVGIPYDEIEKLKSEEDIEELFNNSNHSDHINAVEDDLVSVGDLENEVNLETENDLRNTKDIDKRIEKIKDQRQKSVICLEKQASKMLRLTNEKFSKLDVGTTVRVPIPDVDRARGSPRNLLAVIISCENDMYKLCTEYGVLKHKYTRAQISPCKEKFLELDEAMKKIKDREITLREAAGHGIAGHQGFNRCNCKTGCGTKKCACNAAEMLCSSKCHGNQNCHNKSLL, encoded by the exons atgaattatcaaGATCATTTAacgaaatttgttattttaaaacctcTGAAGACAAAAAGGGCCGAAGAAATggctttaaatttgatagatatttatacaatatttggtGCACCCGCTATACTCCACTCGGATAATGGTCGTGAGTTTGTTAAttctattataacaaatttaaatgaaatgtggGGAGACATCAAAATTGTGCATGGCAAGCCTCGTCATAGCCAGACCCAAGGATCAATTGAACGCGCGAATAGGGACGTTGAAGAAATTTTGGCTTCTTGGATGActgataataaatcaaaagacTGGCAAATGGCATTAAAATTTGtgcaatttcaaaaaaatcggGCTTTGAACTCAG gtattggAAGATCACCATACGAGGCGATGTTTGGTTGTACAGCGAGAACAGGGTTAGCTTCAGTAGGGATACCTTACGATGAAATAGAAAAACTTAAGTCAGAAGAGGATATTGAAGAACTATTTAATAACAGCAACCATTCAGATCATATTAATGCAGTAGAAGACGATTTAGTCAGTGTTGGAGATCTTGAAAATGAAGTAAACTTGGAGACTGAAAATGATTTAAGAAATACTAAAgacatag ATAAAaggattgaaaaaattaaagaccAACGACAAAAATCGGTTATCTGTCTTGAAAAACAAGCGTCAAAAATGTTGAGATTGACTAACGAAAAATTTTCAAAGCTTGATGTCGGTACAACTGTTCGTGTCCCAATACCAGATGTCGATAGAGCACGAGGTTCTCCGCGTAATTTACTTGCTGTTATTATTTCATGCGAAAATgacatgtataaattat GTACAGAATATGGGGTGTTGAAACACAAATATACACGAGCACAAATTTCTCCGTGTAAAGAAAAATTTCTAGAGCTAGATGAAgccatgaaaaaaattaaagacagGGAAATAACATTAAGAGAAGCCGCAGGACACGGAATAGCTGGTCATCAAGGATTTAATCGATGCAACTGCAAAACTGGTTGTGGTACTAAAAAATGTGCTTGCAATGCAGCGGAAATGTTGTGCAGTTCAAAATGTCATGGAAACCAAAATTGTcacaataaatcattattataa
- the LOC113556574 gene encoding serine proteinase stubble-like → MKRHGICSAMKSSHNKTFLLKITIIGLIISQSLVKSYPSWDTPTTITDFGRNIRQLPCVSRRSGETGVCMFAYSCAKANGTHLGTCIDRFYFGSCCKTQSVADIDAASEPDNYLNSVDNNDVAGPPGSTDTKTGAPLHLLQQQTTGATAATDRYSTPRPSSSASTGYPSSTAQSYKPTGQFAVSSTPSTTTSTSTSRTQYTEISVSSGTKPTFASSSSSSPPTGSISSSYTTTISHSTKPMPSTTFSTAKPMVKPTSFKPPPIRDQATTATATASITTAAAQKPKPQTARPTVQFSVPSSTAGSSHEPTTKPATTGQPHTTMTSMRPSPQHSSTVTATFSTTKPVVKPSSTTYKSTVASAAPSSTTVASAQKVKPQTAAKPAATTVKPKPTTGKPETIGSTVESVTGSSYSTRSTVENVTEVITDFTVATANGQSQTPSYGSMTTVTSTSPTLVTWTTLDKVPVVPAENTKPPPSPSSSPSMTHKPSTVDGSTLPSWVKLPVETHEPNTVGTPPKESSSSTYSSTMMMSKPTTLPSPSDNDIVMTSNSIDTTYSSTQNPSSTLSMLTQSTSTDSTEAGNAPLNMSNYKDVCGRRLFPTARIVGGEKVSFGKWPWQISLRQWRTSTYLHKCGAALFNENWAVTAAHCVENVPPSDLLLRLGEHDLSVEEEPYGYEERRIQIVASHPQFDPRTFEYDLALLRFYEPVKFQPNIIPVCVPEDDSNFVGSSAYVTGWGRLYEDGPLPSVLQEVTVPVINNSVCETMYRAAGYIEHIPDIFICAGWKKGGFDSCEGDSGGPMVIQRPDKRWLLAGIISWGIGCAEPNQPGVYTRISKFKDWINQILQF, encoded by the exons atgAAGAGACATGGAATTTGTTCAGCAATGAAGTCTTCgcacaataaaacatttttacttaagaTAACCATAATTGGATTGATTATCAGCCAAAGTTTAGTAAAATCGTATCCCTCGTGGGACACACCAACTACAATTACAG ATTTTGGACGCAATATCAGACAACTGCCATGCGTCAGCCGGAGGTCCGGAGAGACGGGCGTGTGCATGTTCGCCTACTCGTGCGCCAAAGCGAACGGTACGCACCTGGGAACCTGCATCGATCGATTCTACTTCGGTAGCTGCTGCAAGACCCAGTCTGTCGCTGACATCGATGCGGCCAGCGAACCGGACAACTACTTGAACAGCGTGGACAACAACGACGTAGCCGGCCCGCCCGGGTCCACCGACACGAAAACGGGCGCGCCACTGCATCTGCTACAACAGCAGACGACAGGCGCAACCGCCGCCACCGACAGGTACAGCACGCCTAGACCGAGCTCGTCAGCTTCAACCGGTTACCCGTCGTCCACCGCGCAGTCGTACAAGCCCACCGGTCAATTCGCCGTGTCGTCCACGCCGTCCACCACCACGTCCACGTCCACGTCGCGCACCCAATACACGGAGATATCGGTTTCGAGCGGCACGAAGCCGACGTTCGcgagcagcagcagcagttcGCCGCCGACCGGTTCGATATCGTCTTCGTACACGACTACGATATCGCATTCGACGAAGCCAATGCCGTCCACCACTTTCTCTACGGCCAAGCCTATGGTCAAGCCGACATCGTTCAAACCACCGCCGATCAGGGACCAAGCCACCACCGCTACGGCCACTGCGTCCATCACCACGGCCGCCGCCCAAAAGCCAAAACCTCAGACCGCGAGACCAACCGTCCAGTTCAGCGTTCCCAGCTCAACGGCCGGCTCTTCGCACGAACCGACTACGAAGCCTGCCACGACCGGTCAACCGCACACCACGATGACGTCGATGCGCCCTAGCCCGCAGCACAGCTCCACAGTCACGGCCACGTTCTCCACCACCAAACCAGTCGTGAAACCGTCGAGCACCACGTACAAATCGACGGTAGCGTCCGCGGCCCCGTCATCGACGACCGTCGCGTCCGCGCAAAAGGTCAAACCGCAAACCGCGGCCAAGCCCGCCGCGACGACAGTCAAACCGAAACCTACCACCGGCAAACCGGAAACGATAGGATCCACTGTCGAATCCGTGACTGGGTCCTCGTACTCGACCCGCTCGACGGTTGAAAACGTCACCGAAGTCATCACCGATTTCACTGTGGCCACCGCAAACGGTCAGAGCCAGACGCCCAGCTACGGCAGCATGACAACCGTCACGTCTACTTCACCGACTCTGGTCACTTGGACCACGCTCGACAAAGTTCCCGTTGTACCGGCTGAAAACACAAAACCACCGCCATccccgtcgtcgtcgccgaGCA TGACACACAAACCATCGACCGTTGACGGTTCGACGCTTCCTTCTTGGGTCAAACTTCCGGTCGAGACACATGAACCAAACACTGTCGGCACACCGCCCAAAGAAAGCAGCTCTAGTACATACTCGTCAACGATGATGATGTCCAAGCCGACGACCCTTCCAAGTCCTTCCGATAATGACATCGTTATGACTTCAAACAGTATCGATACAACCTACAGTAGCACACAAAATCCTTCGAGTACATTGTCAATGCTTACGCAGTCGACTTCGACGGATTCCACTGAAGCCGGAAATGCTCCCCTTAATATGTCTAACTACAAAGATG TTTGTGGAAGACGACTTTTCCCAACGGCTAGAATAGTAGGAGGTGAAAAAGTTTCCTTTGGCAAGTGGCCATGGCAG ATTTCATTAAGACAGTGGAGGACGTCAACATACTTACACAAATGTGGCGCGGCATTATTCAATGAAAACTGGGCTGTAACTGCTGCGCATTGCGttgaaaa cGTTCCTCCGAGTGACTTACTCCTCAGACTCGGTGAACACGATTTGTCAGTAGAAGAAGAACCTTACGGTTACGAAGAACGAAGAATACAAATAGTCGCATCACATCCACAGTTTGATCCCAGAACTTTTGAATATGATTTGGCCCTTTTGCGGTTCTACGAACCCGTAAAATTTCAACCTAATATCATACCTGTTTGCGTTCCTGAGGACGATTCAAATTTTGTAGGTTCTTCTGCCTACGTCACCGGATGGGGGAGATTATATGaag ACGGACCTCTACCTAGTGTTCTACAAGAAGTAACAGTTCCTGTGATTAACAATTCTGTTTGCGAAACAATGTATCGTGCAGCTGGATATATTGAACACATACCAGATATATTTATCTGCGCTGGTTGGAAAAAAGGAGGATTCGATTCGTGCGAA GGTGATTCCGGTGGACCAATGGTAATTCAAAGACCGGACAAGAGATGGTTATTAGCCGGTATCATATCATGGGGTATCGGATGTGCTGAACCAAATCAACCTGGTGTATACACTAGAATTTCTAAGTTCAAAGACTGGATCAATCAGATATTGCAATTTTAA